A single genomic interval of Candidatus Binataceae bacterium harbors:
- the pheT gene encoding phenylalanine--tRNA ligase subunit beta: MKLPLSWLAEFVTVEAPLEQLCARLTGAGLEVESIDHIAQTFTDVFVAKVLAVERHPNADRLNLCDVDAGAAGRFRVVCGAPNARAGMTAALAKVGSRLAAGAHGAGSGSLENATPLQAAVIRGVPSEGMLCSEMELGMSKDHEGILELPSDAKAGEPLASYLHLPDVVLDIAITPNRGDCLSIRGLAREVAALFELKLKVPRYRSAKVAVAGDATLTVDLRAPELCPRYAAIALDGIKIGPSPIWLRRRLELCGMRALNNVVDVTNYVMLELGQPLHAFDAARVANRAIIVRRTADDREFITLDDGSRALEPGDLLIADGEKPLAIAGVMGGQNSEVEAATTAIILESAYFEPSAIARTARRLGLRSEASYRFERGVDRDGQIRAACRAADLIREVAGGRELSPPIDVQPHPAPPREINFNLAALTSLLGVAIPPAVVKHRLRAVGATVSSAGRDRWKVTAPTFRPDLNEPADLAEEVARLSGLAEIPAILPARTAAVAIPDASRTLRRKIRDVLIGCGLVEAKTIAFVAPSDNERFPGFHMAEAVRVTNPLSAELSEMRTSLIPGLLGALRFNLNREATAFHVFELGKVFGSREGVAEEFERIAAVSYGDFAMGAIGRPAVAANFGSLKGLLETTLATLSAAGGIDFEHIPQGFAPYLHPGQSAMIKLAGKLCGVVGELHPAESLKLDLQLPCVLFEVDLAQLLAYGSSSRKKVTAPSRYPAVRRDVALVVDRDLPAGNVTAVIAGLHPALLESAELFDVYEGGTLPAGKKSVAVACKYRGKDGTLTDDEVNRAHAALVEQLAAQLGAGLRQ, from the coding sequence ATGAAACTCCCCCTCAGTTGGCTCGCTGAATTCGTTACGGTCGAAGCACCGCTCGAGCAGCTATGCGCGCGACTCACCGGCGCCGGACTCGAAGTCGAAAGCATCGATCACATTGCGCAGACTTTTACCGACGTCTTTGTCGCGAAGGTGCTCGCGGTCGAGCGCCATCCCAATGCCGACCGGCTCAATCTGTGTGACGTCGATGCGGGCGCAGCCGGACGCTTCCGCGTGGTCTGCGGCGCACCCAACGCCCGCGCGGGCATGACCGCCGCGCTCGCCAAAGTCGGATCGCGGCTCGCCGCCGGAGCGCATGGCGCGGGTTCGGGCAGTCTCGAGAATGCGACGCCGTTGCAAGCCGCGGTCATCCGCGGGGTGCCCTCGGAAGGGATGCTCTGCTCGGAGATGGAACTCGGGATGTCGAAGGATCACGAGGGCATCCTTGAGTTACCGTCCGACGCGAAGGCGGGCGAGCCGCTGGCGAGCTACCTGCACCTTCCCGACGTCGTCCTCGATATTGCCATCACGCCGAATCGTGGCGATTGCCTGTCGATCCGCGGGCTGGCGCGCGAGGTGGCCGCGCTGTTCGAGCTCAAGCTCAAAGTCCCGCGCTATCGCAGCGCCAAAGTAGCAGTTGCCGGCGACGCGACGCTTACGGTTGACCTGCGCGCGCCTGAACTCTGTCCGCGCTATGCCGCGATCGCGCTCGACGGCATCAAGATCGGCCCCTCGCCAATCTGGCTCAGACGGCGTCTCGAGCTGTGCGGGATGCGCGCCTTGAACAACGTCGTCGACGTCACCAACTACGTGATGCTCGAACTCGGGCAGCCGTTGCACGCCTTCGACGCCGCGCGCGTCGCCAACCGCGCGATCATCGTGCGGCGCACCGCCGACGATCGCGAATTCATCACGCTCGACGATGGCAGTCGCGCGCTCGAGCCCGGCGATCTGCTGATCGCGGACGGCGAAAAGCCGCTCGCGATCGCCGGCGTGATGGGCGGGCAAAACTCCGAGGTCGAGGCCGCCACCACCGCGATCATTCTCGAGAGCGCCTACTTCGAGCCGTCGGCGATCGCCCGCACCGCCCGCCGTCTCGGCCTGCGGAGCGAGGCCAGCTACCGCTTTGAGCGGGGCGTCGATCGCGACGGCCAGATCCGCGCAGCGTGTCGCGCCGCCGATCTGATCCGCGAGGTCGCTGGCGGCCGCGAACTCTCTCCGCCGATCGACGTCCAGCCCCATCCGGCGCCGCCTCGCGAGATCAACTTCAATCTGGCCGCGCTCACCTCACTGCTCGGCGTCGCGATTCCGCCGGCTGTCGTAAAGCATCGGCTCCGCGCCGTCGGCGCTACGGTCTCATCGGCGGGCCGCGACCGTTGGAAAGTAACCGCGCCGACTTTTCGTCCCGACCTCAACGAGCCTGCGGACCTCGCCGAGGAGGTCGCGCGACTGAGCGGCCTTGCGGAAATCCCGGCTATTCTGCCGGCGCGGACCGCGGCGGTCGCGATACCCGATGCGTCGCGGACGCTGCGCCGAAAGATCCGCGATGTGTTGATCGGATGCGGCCTGGTCGAGGCCAAGACCATCGCGTTTGTCGCACCGTCGGACAATGAGCGCTTTCCCGGCTTTCACATGGCCGAAGCAGTGCGGGTGACCAATCCGCTCTCCGCGGAGCTTTCCGAGATGCGCACCAGCCTTATTCCCGGCCTGCTCGGCGCGCTGCGCTTCAATCTGAACCGTGAGGCAACGGCATTTCATGTCTTCGAGCTGGGCAAAGTTTTTGGCTCGCGGGAAGGCGTCGCGGAGGAGTTCGAGCGGATCGCTGCCGTCAGTTACGGTGACTTCGCGATGGGCGCGATTGGCCGTCCCGCCGTCGCCGCCAACTTCGGAAGCCTCAAGGGTCTCCTCGAGACGACACTCGCCACGCTGTCAGCCGCCGGCGGAATTGATTTCGAGCATATCCCGCAAGGGTTTGCGCCGTACTTACATCCCGGACAATCAGCGATGATCAAGCTTGCGGGCAAGCTCTGCGGGGTGGTGGGCGAGCTTCATCCGGCTGAGTCGCTGAAACTTGATCTGCAGCTTCCGTGCGTACTTTTTGAAGTTGACTTGGCGCAACTCCTCGCTTACGGTTCATCATCGCGCAAGAAAGTGACGGCGCCCTCCCGATATCCGGCTGTGCGACGCGACGTGGCGCTGGTGGTCGATCGCGATCTTCCTGCGGGTAATGTGACAGCAGTGATAGCGGGTCTCCATCCGGCGCTGCTCGAAAGCGCCGAGCTGTTCGACGTTTACGAGGGCGGCACATTGCCGGCCGGAAAAAAGAGCGTCGCCGTGGCATGCAAATATCGCGGGAAGGACGGCACGTTGACCGATGATGAAGTGAACCGTGCGCATGCGGCGCTGGTCGAACAGTTGGCTGCGCAGTTGGGGGCCGGATTGCGCCAATAG
- a CDS encoding integration host factor subunit alpha encodes MTKADLIESVYERVGSTKKETGEAVEEVFAIVRETLSRGQKVKISGFGTFAVNHKKARRGRNPQTGYAIMIASRKVLSFKPSATLRARVVGGNRAK; translated from the coding sequence ATGACGAAAGCCGATCTGATAGAGTCGGTTTATGAGCGGGTGGGCTCAACGAAAAAGGAGACAGGAGAAGCGGTGGAAGAGGTCTTCGCGATAGTGCGTGAGACCCTGAGCCGCGGTCAAAAGGTCAAAATCTCCGGCTTCGGAACTTTTGCGGTTAATCATAAAAAGGCCCGTCGCGGCCGCAATCCGCAAACCGGCTACGCCATAATGATCGCCTCGCGCAAGGTGTTATCGTTCAAACCCAGCGCGACGCTCAGGGCACGGGTCGTTGGCGGTAATCGAGCAAAATGA
- a CDS encoding MerR family transcriptional regulator, producing the protein MATARPKITRPKAANIRPRRPAPAAGKPVASKSEVNPRPLKIGAAARALEVEPYVLRFWETQFPFLRPRHTNSSHRMYEPDDLQMLRLVKRLLHVDGYTIAGAKKYIRETGLERLCADAGSVKSAKSERVPPDQPKAARRPSPTAQSVIAEIRADLKALRKLLDD; encoded by the coding sequence ATGGCGACCGCACGTCCCAAGATCACCCGTCCAAAGGCCGCCAATATTCGGCCGCGACGTCCGGCGCCAGCCGCCGGCAAGCCGGTCGCAAGTAAGTCCGAAGTCAATCCGCGGCCGCTCAAAATCGGCGCAGCAGCACGCGCGCTCGAGGTTGAGCCCTACGTCCTGCGCTTTTGGGAAACCCAATTCCCGTTTCTGCGTCCACGCCACACGAACTCGTCACATCGGATGTACGAGCCGGACGATCTGCAGATGCTGCGGCTGGTCAAGCGCCTGCTGCACGTCGATGGCTACACCATCGCGGGCGCAAAAAAATACATCCGCGAAACCGGGCTCGAGCGCTTATGCGCTGACGCCGGATCGGTGAAGTCGGCGAAATCGGAAAGGGTGCCTCCGGACCAGCCGAAGGCTGCCCGTCGGCCAAGTCCGACTGCTCAGAGCGTGATCGCTGAGATTCGCGCTGATCTGAAAGCGCTCCGCAAACTACTCGACGACTGA